AAATTAATTCTAAAACATAATGTAGTTATAAATATGTAAGACCTAAGCATGGCCCATGCGTTAACGATCAGCAACCATCATATTAAAAGTCAATCACTAATGCATTGTACCTGTGCAGTCCATGATCCATCATGCACCGCTGTAGTCTTAGACATCCTCTCCTCATATGCCTGTCATGGCATATAGCTCACCGCATGGATTGCCCATTGTCTGGTCCACGGTTTGCTTTAAGGTTCTTCTTTATGGATGGTCCTAACTACTATTTAATGCATATTCATCAATTAAAAATCTTCATAAGGGAGGTCAATGATGGGATGgaattctaataaaataaatttaaataattataatcagattttaaattcaacatattaattaattttaaattttatatatatatttttttaaatagaaatcggAAATTAAAGGAATTAAGGAAATGTAATTTACTATCgataaaaatcttattttcaAATGAATCTTAATCCTTTAACCGTCAATAAAGCTTGTGTATGCAAGAATTTATTATGGAGGTAAATAAACTAAGCCATCGTCTTTATATGTTTGTAGCCAATTCCCACAGAAGCCATCGTCTCCCGCAGCACAGATGCAATGGAATTCTACAGAAAGAGAGCTCTGCATACCTTAATGTCTGAAGAGGGAAATACAATAATGGAACCTCCTACTATTACTCTCCCTTCCATTACAACCTTTCAAGAAATGCACGATCGAGATCAGCTCCGGTTCAGCTCTCCAAGGTCTCCGACTACTGACTTCACCAATAAGCTTAACTTAATCCCACCAGCCAGCCCTGAGTCACCCTGGACTCTCTCTCCTCTCCACACCCCATCACCTTCTCTTCTCTATCATTGCATAGCCTCGCTTCATCGCAACGAAGGCAACATCTTCTCCATTGCTGTCTCAAAAGGAGTAATCTTCACTGGCTCTGAAAGTAAGCGCATACGTGCATGGAGGCAGCCTGATTGCATGGAACGTGGTCATCTCAGGGCAAGCTCAGGCGAAGTTCGAGCCATTTTAGCTCATGGTAATGTACTTTTTTCAGCTCATAAAGATCGTAAAATTCGAATCTTGAACTTCACAGTTTCAGAGAATTTTCGAATGAGAAAGGTCTCCACATTACCTAGAAGAAATTCATTTCGTTTATTCTCTAAATCAAACTCACAAAGACATAAGGATTGTGTTTCTTGCATGGCTTATTACCACGCAGAAGGGCTCTTATACACTGGTTCATATGATAGAACAGTTAAAGTTTGGAGGGTTTCAGATAAAATATGTGTAGACTCATTTGCAGCTCATGAAGATAATGTAAACGCTATAGTAGTGAACCAAGATGATGGGTGGGTTTTCACTTGCTCAATAGATGGATCAGTTAAGATATGGAGAAGAGTTTACAGAGAAAATTCTCACATTCTCACAATGACACTAAAATTCCAGCAATCTCCAGTCAATTGCTTAGCCTTAAGCTCCACCTTCACCAACTGTTTTCTCTATTCAGGATCCTCAGATGGAACCATAAATTTCTGGGAGAAAGAGAAATTTTCTGGCAGGTTTAACCATGGCGGATTCTTGCAAGGCCACCGTTTCGCCGTTCTTTGTCTAGCGGCTGTGGAGAAGTTTATATTCAGTGGATCAGTGGACACGACAATAAGGGTTTGGAGGAGAGAAGAAGGAAGCTATTTCCATGAATGTTTAGCAATTTTAGATGGGCACAGAGGGCCAGTGAGATGCTTGGCTGCTTGCATGGAAATGGAGAAAGTTGTGATGGGGTTTTTGGTGTATAGTGCAAGCTTGGATCACTCATTCAAGATATGGAGGGTTAAGATTTTGCCTGAAGAAAAATTTTGCATGGATCATGCAGATAAGAGCGATTGCAAGAGTAAGTTGATGGAATATGAGATGAGTCCTGTCTTGTCTCCTTCTTGGGTAGAGAGAAAACTTAGAATTAGCCCTTTTCAGTAGATAAAACCCATGACAGAAAGGGcaaaaagaataaattttacTCTGTGGAATCTGTATCTCCGACATAGATTATGGCAAAAGATGCAAATATAATATTAAGTGATCTTTGTCGATTTGCAATTCCATTTGCTCAATATATGAAACTCAATGGTAACTAACAATATTACCTAATTTTTTATTGGTCGAAAAATATTTATCTGCACTCTAATAATTTTGATTTACCgtaaactaaaaaattttaaaaatatataaataaatgaatcttaccataaaaaaaatgatatacgCTTTATTATTATCTTGAACATATAGTATACTTAATAAGAATTTCTCATAATTCGTTATGATacacattaaatttttaaagtaattatttaataaattttaagcatcagatataaaattgatataatttgattcaaaattaatttttcttttatagtcaaaattaaattaccggacttattctttctttttgttttctccATCACCTCAATTGCCTTCATCATTTTGGAAATTTTCCATTAATCTTTTaacttctttttttaatatttctatgaaaaaaattttcttatacAAGGTCAGGAGATGTTttggtttaaatttaatatttttttggtaaaatataattttatatgtaaCAATTCAAAAGAATAAAagctattttaaatattatacttaattAAAACAACCAAATcaggaaaagtttttaattttgttttttgaaTTACCATCCAtgtccaaaaaaaaaattaccatcCATGAGTTTCCTAGGATTTTCGATCAAAATGATATAAGGTGTACTGAATCGaatttaatttacttattttattttaattttaattcttcattagaaaataaatcacataaaatttcctttttacacAATATAATGCATAATTTTGTTGGTGATTCTTAatcgaaataaaaaattatattcaaatagTAAAAACTATATATCGATGCGAACttaatttactattttataGCTAAACAGAATAGATTTCATTCATATATGtgtttttatatgattttagaTATGTTATATGCTTTCGATATAatagtatatatttatatgaattaaattaaattaagatcaaaatatcaaaaaattttaCTAGAATAGCATCAAAATCTTGGCTGAGTTTTGttccaaataataaaaattactttctgttttctataatttttgttcatatttttttattattttaaaattattaatcatttttttagattatataatatataaattgattattataattttatttaattttattttaattttaaaaaatttctcaaaatattttttaatacttaataaaatttaatatatttaaaatgaatataattgaaaaattaataaaaaaaatttatattttttaatgtgttaaaaaagaaaaatgacaaTTATAAGACGGAGATGttaatattttgatattaaaaCTACGCTATAGAacttaataaattgaaattaaatgagataaattattaaatatatcgtCCCACCATCAAACTACCCATTTGAATGGTTAAAATTGTAGTTGAGTGCTTTTATTTGAGATGGTCCATTAGAGAGATGATAACGAAGGTTATGAGTTTTCTTTTTCACTTAGATTTACATCTCATCGGTCTAATGATTAGACCAGATGATGGCTCCGTTCGATAACGATTTTAAAAGTAATGTTTAATTGCATCAAAACACTATTAATTTTGAGGTTGAAACCGTGGGTTACaagaaattattttcttataatgttTAGCAAATAAATATCAGAACAgccaataattattaaaatagttaATATTATCGAATATGATAAATATGTGTATATATTTAATGTTGTTGGAAATAGAGTTGTATGTGATTGGTCTACttgcaagaaagagaaagaaagagaaagtaaGGTGGTTGGTATTTACGGTAATCACTCCGATATTTAAGTCAGTAAGTTAAAGAGAATGGTGATAATATTATAATGTTTAGAACTCAATAGTGTTTGTGTAAGAGAATTACATATTTTTATCTCTATGATAATtcgtttttatattgtaaaaagatAAAGTTAATTATAGTGTTTGTGTAAGAGAATTACATGTGGCCTAGCGGAATCCGCCTCGTGGCCTGACATGAGATGCCTTGTGTTGCGAGACTAACTCTTGGATTGTCTGGCGGAatcctgccttgtggccttatttagtgggactaacacccggatggcCTGATGGATTTCTACCTCATGGCCTGATGGATTTCCACCTCATGGcttggcatgagatgccttgcgttgagggactaacacccagatggCCTGGCGGAACCCCACCTTTTGCCCTTgtttaatgggactaacacccgaataGCCTGATAGATttctgccttgtggcctggcatgtgATATCATAGAAGTGTGACATCCCTTATTCACCTCTCGATCTCATTCTTTCAATTGCCGGCACTTCTTCGTCGTATATCTATGGTTTTCGTAAAAGTGGTAGTACCTGATCTTATCTCGCCTTTTAACTTTTTTAGTGTTGAGTTTGGGAGGCCAAATGATATTCTTGTCATTTTTTCtaatccacattagaatatATGTTTGTGAGTTATTTAATGGaatataattcttatatttacCTCGGTCATTCATTCTTCGAGAGATCGGATAACTTCTATGGTATCTCTTGTATCATTGCTTATTTAGTTTTTTGTCTTACTTTTGAATCGTCCTTTTATCCTTTCTCAACGCTTGGACTTCGCCATCCAGCCTGATGTACTTCTGAGCTTTTTCTTGCCCCATTTGGCCCTACAGAGCTGTCGGCAAGCGCTTGACATCGATGACACCTCTGGATAAGTTTTTTTACATCTTGTATTATCATTGGCCAATAATATCCTTATCTGAATGCTTTTCAAGCAATCATCCGAGTTCCTTCATAATTTCTACCATTACCTTCTTGAATGTCTTTAAGGATTTCTCGGCCCTCATATTCCATTATGCATCGTAGCCATGGTTGAGCTGAGGATCTCACAGGTGTCATCCACAATTCTCCTTCCTCTGTTGCTGCCGTTTTAGctagagaatgtgaggtggttggcgcctacAGCAACCACTAtgatactcaagtcagtaagttGAAGAGAAGGGCGATAATATTGTAAtacttagaactcaagagtgTTTGTGTAAGACAATTGTGTACTTTTGTCTCAGTAATCgttagtttttatactgtaagaagatgtagttaattataatatttcttgGTAATCCAGCTACGATTTGGCCGGTTTATTGATGAAGGATCTCGCTGGCTAATCGACTGAGGATCCCGCGATTATAGACATAATAGAAATTTGCTAGATTATTTCCTACCAACAATAAAGTTTTTGTGAAAACTCAACTTTTTCATGAGAGAATGAGTCTTGGTGAAGAGCTGGATACTCTActgtctaaatttttttttttgtagaaCCACGTGTTGATTTAGCTTACTCTTATCACTtgactatattttataatgacagtttataatttattttaggcGACTATCGTGTAATATTAATATCCATaaactttatttaatttacaTGTCAAACAAAATtagtttattattaatatatttttctaagtgCTTGTACTATGAGCTGTCTGCTACCTACTTAGCTTTTTATTTACTCTTCTCCATCATGTCCTCTAACTACTGCTGAGTTGTGATGTTTCCGCTCCTTGGtgtatttatctatttattgtGTTTGAAAgattctttgaaaaaaaaaaaagcaagatTCTTAAAAATATTCACTAATCCACATAATCAGTGCACAAAACTAATAATAAAGAGTAGAATATCATGCAAAATACCCACATTGATGACATGGAATCACAGGAAAACacacaaaattttaaaacacgATAGAAGGAGGAGCCAAAAGTGCTAAATTACATGAAGCTAAGGAGCATTTTAGTAATTTTCCTCATCATTGCGAAGAGGAAGATGAGACCTTGTTATGAAGAAATTTGCATAGATGAACCCAGCCAACCCACCACCAATTAGGGGACAAACCCAGAAAACCCAATGATGAATCCAGTTCCAGCTCACCAATGCCGGACCAAAGGCTCGTGCTGGGTTCATGGCGGCACCGGAAAATGAACCACCGGCTAAGATGTTAACCCCAACTAGTAGCCCAGTGAGCAATGGACCCAGCCCATGCTAAATGTTTAGCTTTGAATCTAgcacatttttaattttttttaaattaatttaaaacttttaattttaattaaatttggtttaaagatcaaaatttttagattaaattttagataCAATCATTTAATTTGGTTTCCAGAGCAAGACGacaatcatatatatatatatataagcatTGTGAGGGATTCATGTGAGTAAGAATTATTTAGATTCCCAAATCACGTGGATACCCATTGGCCGTTGACTTActattacatttttaaaaaaattacattttcatCCTtgaattatatgaaaattaacttatgtccttttatttttttaaaaggtaACAATTTagttcatataatttttatatctttATCTAATTAGAGAATTAATACATTTATTTCCACTGCTCTGTTGTTTGCGTTTAATCATGTTTccacaataaataaaaattgctatattaaaattaatacaaaaattaattaatagtatttttaaaataaaaaatttattatattataaatattaaataataaatttttaaaaaagaaaaaaaagaaagttggcACAAACCTTAAAGAGCTAATTAAAGGCATGAAGAAATTGAACATGGGTTtcgttttcacatgatttcaacCCCACTTTCTATGATTAATTATGCCAAAGGGACCCAACTAAGTTATTATTATATTCAACGCatatatttttagttaaatttaaattttcactaCCTCAGTCtttcaattattataaaaaaaataataaaaaagcatAATTACATATCCACCACCAAACACTAAAGAACAAGATTCTGAATCCTTGAGAGTGCTAtgctataattaatttaaattataaattaaagccTCTTTTGTTGTTTGACTTTATgctcaaatattttatttttaaaaaaattttaaaaaaataatttttcagatTACCAAATGgtaatctaataaaaatttattagtaaataacTTACTAATAAATTATGTTATGTTGCTAAAAAATTTATcggtaaatttttattagtgaATTTTATATTActggattttattattattattattattattagattttaaatatattattatttgttaataaatttactGAAGGATGTAAAATctgtttataaattatttaaaatttgttattaaatttattagtaattaaaaaattaaaataattaaatttattttgattaatattattgtttattagttcagtaaaataaaaaattatattattattattaagtttttaatttatgtttaatatttattagaaatataattatatttaaaaaataaaaagtgtagATGATAAAATAAAgtgagaaaaatataaaatgagatagaaaataaaaatgagagaaaataataaaaaagaaagaaaaataataaaaaaaattatggagaAGAAGGAAGGAgtgagagaaaaaagaaaaaaataattagagaaatgagagaaattgaaaaaaaatgatagaagaaaataaattaagaaaaaataatggaaaaattatagagaaaaaagtgatatgaaaaaattaaagcaaagggaagaaaaataaagaaaaataatagaagtAAATAAAATGTAGAAAGTAATAGAATGGAAAATTATAGATAAAATGAAAGCATGAAAGAtgagaaaagaaaatgatagaaaaagaaaaatagaagaaaaaaaataagaaaaaaaattatgaaataaatagttgaataaaaaaaattaattaaaaaaatagaatagaggtaaataataaaatgaatgatTTTTAAAATCAGAGTATGaagaaaatgttatatttataaatgcaaattattaataaatttagcaaataattttacaatttgttgctaaattttaaaaataaaaaagttttctTCTCtctaaaattatcaatttattaataaatttattgttaactaaatttttttttttttgaaatggtgatgatagtttttaaaatagaacatataaatattttattttaaatttactaataaatttaattcatcgataaattttaatattttttatttatttattaatttgatgatgaaatttaacaataaatttttaaatttatcgataaattattaacgaatttaagatttattagtaattttagCATGATGGTTAATGAATttctatataaattattttaaaatttataaattaatgatgaattttaaatttattagtaattttaacATCGTTGATTAATGAATttctatataaattattttaaaatttataaattaatgatgaattttaaaataaattaataatatcactaaatttaaaattataaatttttatacaaaatttttttaaagattagcaataaattttgaaattcattaataaatttattaatattattaatggaTTAAGTTCgttgataatttaataaatttgatagtagtgaaatatattttattttagaaaaaaatttaaatcagtaTTTATcatctttaatatatatatatatatatatatattgaccaCCAGGCTTCCTCTAACCTGGACGAGACCGGATTCAAGAGTAGAATAATGACCCATAACCCATCAAGTCCTCTTTAGACTGACCAACTCAGTATCTCAGATCTCGACCCAGACACGCTGGACTGGATGGGTTATTCGCAAATCCAGACCTAGCAGGAAGAAGTCCAGCTCGGTGATGTGATGTGAGGGAGAGGAGCTAGTTCAGTCATTTTGCAGCCCTGCCTGCACGTTCgccgggagaattaaatggtcgcctAGCGTGGAGAGGGGTCTGATATATTCGTATGTACGGGCCTGAATAATATAGACAGGTAGCACAGTAGCAGGAACAGAAGAGACTGGTGGTAAAAAGGGAGGggtcttctcttttcttcttcttcttctctttccttcTTCTTCCCTGCCAGCTTCTTCCTCGgctctatatattttttactatttttctcTGTAACTCTTATCTATCCATACTACCCTAGTTCATGAATCTGAtttgaacgtcggagggtctccaccgagGACATTCCCAATAGACCCTTGACCATCTTTCCTTATTTTTACAGGTCATTTCATCAAACTGAATATTGAGATACCCATATGATGAACCCACACAATAGAGCACGAAGAAAGCTAGATTTATTATGGAGTAAGAGGAAAATaagatttattatatatatatatatatatatatatatatataaaatgtcACGTTCAAATGAGTATGTTCCATTAAAGTAGAGTTTGTGTAGTCTTGTtcattcttttcttcttctttttttttcatctttttctttGTTGTGTTCATAGCCAATTTGACTTTTTAGTGGTCAATAGTAAACATTCATAAtgtgagaaaattattatttaatttttaaaatataaaaaaatttattaatcagtttacccatttttaaaactttaatgttttaaattatttattaatgagtatctcaattaattttatcattaaatattttattatttaatatttataattttaaaaaatttattatttaatttctataatataaaattaaaaaatatattaaaatattttaaatattttaaaaaatatactaattagtctcttcattaattttaactattaaatattttactaattaatttttataattttaaaacatttattattttatctcttaaatttttaaaaatttattaattaatttctaaaaatcaagaatattttaaattttttttataatatttagaaactAAAACTAATAAAGGActgctaataaattttttaaaatattaaaaacgttttaatatatttttaatattgagagttcaaataataaattttttcataatataaaagctaaataataattttttctattaatttttcgaTATTTTAATCACTTTCCATATTTCAAAAGACTATTCAAAATACTCTTTGATCCACATTCATTATCTTAATTAATACTAATTGATGAGATGAGATCcaaaaaaatagggttttacagagATTTTTTGGAATATTGAAAAACTTAGAGCTTAGGGGAGGGTAATTCTACTTTTATCTGTTTTTATTGTCTGCCAGTGACGTGCAACAGTTTGGTtctcattggaccacctgtctctgccatactgaTACGATTGTACGAGGATATCAGGTATCTGTCTCATGCGTAACAGCCATTGATTCCCTCCGTGCGTGTGTGGATGGGTCCACAAGGCTGATGGAGGGGTCTTCTTCCCGATTCCGGGCTGGGCCGGAGGATAGGAATAAGACTGAGCCCAGAGGGATCAGCCTGAGAAGCAGTGAGTGAGGGTTGGGTCAGCCTGgttgagaaatccatatggacCCGGTATCAAGGCTCAAGCGAGCTGGACCTATTGGCGCAGAAGACGTATGAGCCTTCGGACGATGAGCCGTGATCGTGGGCTGAGCCCTTGACCAGGGTGGAGAAGTCAAGCGGTCAtcagtaataataaaattattatatataataattttattttaaaatttattttatgatagATATAAATCTATAACTGCATTAAACTTCTAGttattttaacttttcataTGAGAGAGAGTGTAATACAGATTTtaatcataattataataattataattataattaaaacttattaaagAGTAAatgtcactttttttttttttttactttcttgTTGAGCAGAAACTTTCATTGTTATACAGAAAGTCTATACAATGATTTTGTAATATAGCTCATCATGAATACTTTCcatcaataatttaaaagaatataaaaagTACAGTTTGTTTCTATCAGGCAATGAAGTGAGTACCAGTTGTATGATAACACGGCTCCTATCAAGGACaagctaaatttaaaattataatacaacTATTTTTTAGTGAAACCAATGAGATTGCCTTTTTAAAaagcttttttttaaaaaaaaatcatctctCCTTAGTCTCTAGAgtgatttttatttctttttatttgagattttagggtttttgatttttttttatttaatgggATAAATGATCGAATTCTCCCCCGATCCTGAGTCGTGGAATTGTGTTTGAATtgtcttttatatatttataaaaatttttttttaaagagagCTATTTAGATttgtatgattttaatttttattatcggtgatattttaaaattttactgaatcgaacttaat
The genomic region above belongs to Manihot esculenta cultivar AM560-2 chromosome 3, M.esculenta_v8, whole genome shotgun sequence and contains:
- the LOC110612331 gene encoding protein JINGUBANG, which produces MEFYRKRALHTLMSEEGNTIMEPPTITLPSITTFQEMHDRDQLRFSSPRSPTTDFTNKLNLIPPASPESPWTLSPLHTPSPSLLYHCIASLHRNEGNIFSIAVSKGVIFTGSESKRIRAWRQPDCMERGHLRASSGEVRAILAHGNVLFSAHKDRKIRILNFTVSENFRMRKVSTLPRRNSFRLFSKSNSQRHKDCVSCMAYYHAEGLLYTGSYDRTVKVWRVSDKICVDSFAAHEDNVNAIVVNQDDGWVFTCSIDGSVKIWRRVYRENSHILTMTLKFQQSPVNCLALSSTFTNCFLYSGSSDGTINFWEKEKFSGRFNHGGFLQGHRFAVLCLAAVEKFIFSGSVDTTIRVWRREEGSYFHECLAILDGHRGPVRCLAACMEMEKVVMGFLVYSASLDHSFKIWRVKILPEEKFCMDHADKSDCKSKLMEYEMSPVLSPSWVERKLRISPFQ